In Solanum lycopersicum chromosome 5, SLM_r2.1, the following are encoded in one genomic region:
- the LOC138348898 gene encoding uncharacterized protein, protein MKRCTPLGENLCPLLALNFDILPEVLNDPIVVSTSLGENLTTDRVYKDCPIVVSGKTMCANLIQLPMHDFDIIPGMDWLYNCYACLDCRSRVVKFHFPNEEELVLEGYNSSRPNPLISNLKANKMMSNGLLCHLVSVNNLDHEIPSIDSVPVINEFLDVLPKDLPGVPPFREINFCIDLESHTKPILIDPYRTDPVELKQLKLQLPGVPPFREINFCIDLESHTKPILIDPYRTDPVELKQLKLQLKDLSNKGFIQLSISPWGAPVLFVIMKDGTLRMCIDYRQLNKVTIKNKYPFPKIDDFFDQLQGSSFFSKIDRRSAFVEGFSSIPALLTSLTKNKDKFEWTETCEKSFQELKDRLTSAEMPHIEDEKKVLVKDVHRLERQGVRLVDSTTVDVSVHPSSESSLVVEVKQGQHLDPVLMDLKDLVLMKMNEFFTLGGDGILTYQDRLCVPDVDDLQTRIIAEAHGSRYSIHPGSTKMYHDLKQIYWWDGIKKEIAEYVAKCPNFQQVKTEHLKPGGLTQIIEVQTWKCEDINMDFVVGLTRTRRQHDSIRVIVDRLTKSIHFIPVKSRYSRGLCETLHL, encoded by the exons ATGAAGAGGTGTACACCTTTGGGAGAAAATCTATGTCCTCTGCTTGCCCTTAATTTTGACATATTACCTGAAGTTCTgaatgatcctatagtggttagtacgtCTTTAGGAGAAAATCTAACAACTGATAGGGTATACaaggattgcccaatagttgtaagtggtaagactatgtgtgcaaaCTTGATTCAGTTAcctatgcatgattttgatattattcctgGCATGGACTGGCTTTACAATTGTTATGCTTGCTTGGACTGTCGTAGTAGAGTGGTGAAATTTCacttccctaatgaagaagagttagTCTTGGAGGGGTATAATTCGAGTCGTCCCaatcccttgatttcaaatcttaaggccaataaaatgatgtccaacgGGTTACTATGTCATCTTGTAAGTGTTAATAATTTAGATCATGAAATTCCTTCCATAGATTCAGTGCCTGTAATTAATGAGTTCCTAGATGTGCTTCCTAAAGATTTGCCTGGAGTCCCTCCCTTTCGAGAGATCAACTTTTGTATCGACTTAGAATCCCATACTAAACCAATCTTAATTGATCCTTATCGAACGGATCCAGTAGAACTCAAACAGTTGAAGTTGCAGTTGCCTGGAGTCCCTCCCTTTCGAGAGATCAACTTTTGTATCGACTTAGAATCCCATACTAAACCAATCTTAATTGATCCTTATCGAACGGATCCAGTAGAACTCAAACAGTTGaagttgcagttaaaagatctctctaataagggtttcattcagctgAGCATATCCCCGTGGGGCGCTCCTGTGTTATTTGTAATAATGAAAgatgggacccttagaatgtgtatcgattatcggcagctcaacaaagtcactataaaaaACAAGTATCCATTCCCCAAAATAGATGATTtctttgatcaacttcaagggtctagtttcttctctaagattgatcgtCGTTCAGC GTTTGTGGAGGGCTTTTCTTCCATTCCTGCCCTACTCACATCTTTGACAAAGAATAAAGacaagtttgaatggacggagacttgtgagaagagtttccaggagctcaaggatagactcacttcagcggagatg CCCCACATTGAGGATGAGAAAAAGGTGCTGGTGAAAGATGTACACAGACTAGAAAGACAGGGTGTgcggttggttgactctactacTGTGGatgtttcagttcatcctagttctgaatcatccttggtagttgaagtcaagcAAGGTCAACATCTagatcctgtgttgatggacCTGAAGGATTTAGTACTGATGAAGATGAATGAGTTTTTCACTTTGGGAGGTGATGGAATACTTACGTATCAAGACAGACTttgtgtaccagatgtggatgatttgcagaCCAGGATTATTGCAGAGGCCCATGGCtctagatattccatacatccaggttccaccaagatgtatcatgatcttaagcagatttattggtgggaCGGTATAAAGAAGGAAATTGCAGAATACGTAGCCAAGTGTCCTAATTTTCAACAGGTTAAGACagagcatcttaagcctggtggtTTGACTCAAATTATTGAGGTTCAGACTTGGAAGTGTGaggacattaatatggacttcgtagttggtcttACGAGGACTAGAAGGCAACATGACTCCATacgggttattgtggacagattgactaagtctatccactttatccctgtgaagtctagATACAGCCGAGGATTATGTGAGACCCTACATTTATGA